From Variimorphobacter saccharofermentans, one genomic window encodes:
- a CDS encoding CPBP family intramembrane glutamic endopeptidase, translating into MTSNNIKQLSLKSLLILVFTPAILCVGAYTLVAMLHQSIPPFLSFMVIILLLLVPCEIGIMLYYSKKEFGKPGIQCAWVEHQSLSAGKVIIIAIPFIVFAAIVFTVIAPLEHGLLFSTIFKNVPEYYKLSYFAESYMNYPKSMVIIALVLYALGNGILAPIVEELYFRGFLMPRISRYGNWAPVIITVLFSVYHLFSPWENFTRILAILPFTYCVYKKKNIIIGMVVHCTLNMASVIMTIMSLNL; encoded by the coding sequence ATGACAAGCAATAATATAAAACAACTTTCTTTGAAATCACTTTTAATCCTGGTGTTTACTCCCGCAATTCTATGTGTAGGAGCGTATACCTTAGTGGCGATGCTGCATCAATCAATTCCACCATTCCTAAGCTTTATGGTAATCATTCTGCTTCTATTAGTTCCCTGTGAGATTGGTATCATGCTGTACTATTCCAAGAAGGAATTCGGTAAGCCGGGTATCCAATGTGCGTGGGTAGAGCATCAATCCCTATCCGCGGGTAAAGTTATTATTATTGCAATACCATTCATTGTCTTTGCAGCAATCGTCTTTACAGTAATTGCACCCTTAGAACATGGTCTGCTATTTAGTACAATATTTAAGAATGTACCGGAATATTATAAGCTATCCTATTTTGCAGAGAGCTATATGAATTATCCGAAATCAATGGTGATAATTGCGTTAGTATTATATGCTTTGGGAAATGGAATTCTTGCTCCAATTGTGGAGGAGTTATATTTTCGTGGATTTCTAATGCCACGTATCAGCCGTTATGGGAATTGGGCTCCGGTAATCATCACAGTCCTTTTTTCTGTATATCATCTCTTTTCTCCATGGGAGAATTTTACGAGAATACTTGCTATACTTCCGTTCACCTACTGTGTTTATAAGAAGAAAAACATAATCATTGGTATGGTGGTTCACTGTACTCTGAATATGGCTAGTGTAATCATGACAATTATGAGCCTTAACCTATAA